The DNA region ATGGATGCCTCTTATGTTGAACGCGACCGCACTCTAACGGCGGATTCTGACAACAACGCTAACGCAATCGTTCTGATCCGACGGGGTTTCAAGACTTCTTTCATATCTTCAGAGTTCATTAACGATATCAACCGCAAGAGGACAGGATGACGGTACTGGTCACAGGTGGTGCGGGCTATATCGGCAGCCATATGGTGTGGCGCCTCGTCGACGCCGGCGAGAGCGTCGTCGTGCTCGATCGCCTCTCCACGGGCTTCGAATGGGCGGTCGCACCGGAAGCGAAACTCGTCGTCGGCGAGGTGGGCGACGAGGCGCTGGTCGAGCGGCTGATCGGCGAGCATGGCGTCGATGCCATCATTCACTTCGCCGGCTCGATCGTTGTTCCGGAATCGGTTGCCGATCCGCTCGGCTATTACCAGAACAATACCGTGCAATCGCGCGCGCTCATCGCGGCGGCGATCCGGTCGGGCGTCAAGCATTTCATCTTTTCCTCGACCGCGGCTGTCTATGGGGATGCCGGCACGCGTCCGGTCGTCGAGACGGCCGCAACGGCGCCGCTATCGCCCTATGGCCGCTCGAAGCTGATGACGGAATGGATGCTGGACGACGCCGCGCGTGCCCACGATTTCCGCTTTGCCGCGCTGCGCTATTTCAACGTTGCCGGCGCCGATCCCAGGGGGCGGACGGGACAATCGACGCGCGGCGCGACCCATCTGATCAAGGTTGCCTGCGAAACGGCACTCGGCAAGCGCGACAGAATCGAGATTCTCGGCACCGACTACGAGACGCCGGATGGCACCTGCGTGCGCGACTATATCCATGTCAGCGATCTCGCCAACGCCCATGCCGATGCGCTCGCCTATCTGCGGGCCGGCGGGGCCAGCCTGATCGCCAATTGCGGCTACGGACATGGTTATTCCGTCCGCGAAGTGGTCGACGCGGTGCTGCGTGTCTCGGGTGTGCCATTCAAGGTCGTCGAGGGGCCGCGCCGGGCCGGCGACGTCCCGGCGGTCGTCGCCGACGCGACCATCGCCCGTGAGCGTTTCGGCTGGCGGCCCGAGCATGACGACCTCGATGAATGTGTCTCGACAGCGCTGGCCTGGGAAAAGGCGCTCTCGCTGCGCAATCGACGAGACTGAACCGACAAGGGAGGAGAAGCCCATGGCCGAGCTGGCGAATTTCCAACAAGGGCGGATGGCCTGCTTCGTCCGGCAGCTTGGGTGCGGCCTTGCCGCCTGTCTCCTGACGCTCATCCTCGTGACAAGTGGCGCGGGACTGGCGATGGCTGATGCGGCGGGGCAACGTTTTGTCGATGCCTTTTGGCCGACGGCGAAGAAGGCCGGCATCTCGCGCAGCGTCTATGACCGGGCGCTCGCCAACTTCACGCCGGATCCCGATGTCCTGGAGAAGGCCAGCCGTCAGGCTGAATTCGTAAAGCCGATCTTCGAATATCTGGACGGCGCCGTATCGGCCAAGCGCCTGGAGAACGGCAAGCAGGCTCTCGCGCAATATGGCCGGCAGCTGGCGCGCATCGAGGCGGCTTACGGCGTCGATCGCTATGTTATCGTGGCGATCTGGGGCATGGAATCGTCTTACGGGCAGGTGCTTCAGAACGAAAAGATCGTCAAGAATGCGATCCGCTCGCTGGCGACGCTGGCCTATATGGGCGGCTCGCGCGCCAAATATGGCCGCCAGCAATTGGTCGCGGCGCTGAAGATCCTGCAACGTGGCGACATCAGCGCGCGCGGAATGACAGGGTCCTGGGCTGGCGCAATGGGGCATACCCAATTCATACCAACCACTTACCAAGCCTATGCCGTCGATTTCGATGGCGATGGCCGGCGCGATATATGGAATTCAGAAGTTGACGCTCTGGCCTCGACGGCCAATTATCTCGCCAAGATGGGCTGGCGCAGCGGCGAGACCTGGGGTTACGAGGTCGAGATTCCAGCGGGCTTCGACTGGCGCCTCGCCGACGGGTCGAAATCGGCACCGCTCAGCCAATGGCACAAGATCGGCATCGCCCGTGTCGCCGGCCGGCCTTTCCCGCCGTCGGACGTCGTGGCGAGGCTCTATGCTCCGGCGGGTGCCGGCGGGCCCGCCTTCCTGCTGCTGCCGAATTTCCGGGTGATCAAGCGCTACAACAATGCCGACGCCTATGCGCTGGGTGTGGGGCATCTTTCGGATCGGCTGCGAGGCGGAGGGGCCTTTGTCTCTGGCTGGGCGCGCGACGCGCGGCCGCTTTCGACGGCGGAGCGCGCCGAGGTGCAGCAGCTTCTGGCACGCAGAGGCCTCTACCAGGGCACCGTCGACGGCAAGATCGGCGAGGGAACGAAGAAGGCGATCCGGGCCTATCAGCACCAGGCGCAAATCGTCGCCGATGGCTATGCGTCGAGCGAACTGTTGCAGCGGCTCCGCTCGGGCGGGTAATATGCCGCCCGGCAAAGGGGCGGAACTCGCCGGGTGACAGAGTGATGCGGTTCGCGCGATCCGGAATGTGGCTGGCGGTCTCCATGGCCGCCGCCCTGCTTGTGGCGGACAGCGCGCCGGCCATGGCCCAGTTTCGCGGGCCGACCAACTTTCTCGACCGCCTG from Kaistia algarum includes:
- a CDS encoding lytic murein transglycosylase, which encodes MAELANFQQGRMACFVRQLGCGLAACLLTLILVTSGAGLAMADAAGQRFVDAFWPTAKKAGISRSVYDRALANFTPDPDVLEKASRQAEFVKPIFEYLDGAVSAKRLENGKQALAQYGRQLARIEAAYGVDRYVIVAIWGMESSYGQVLQNEKIVKNAIRSLATLAYMGGSRAKYGRQQLVAALKILQRGDISARGMTGSWAGAMGHTQFIPTTYQAYAVDFDGDGRRDIWNSEVDALASTANYLAKMGWRSGETWGYEVEIPAGFDWRLADGSKSAPLSQWHKIGIARVAGRPFPPSDVVARLYAPAGAGGPAFLLLPNFRVIKRYNNADAYALGVGHLSDRLRGGGAFVSGWARDARPLSTAERAEVQQLLARRGLYQGTVDGKIGEGTKKAIRAYQHQAQIVADGYASSELLQRLRSGG
- the galE gene encoding UDP-glucose 4-epimerase GalE; translation: MTVLVTGGAGYIGSHMVWRLVDAGESVVVLDRLSTGFEWAVAPEAKLVVGEVGDEALVERLIGEHGVDAIIHFAGSIVVPESVADPLGYYQNNTVQSRALIAAAIRSGVKHFIFSSTAAVYGDAGTRPVVETAATAPLSPYGRSKLMTEWMLDDAARAHDFRFAALRYFNVAGADPRGRTGQSTRGATHLIKVACETALGKRDRIEILGTDYETPDGTCVRDYIHVSDLANAHADALAYLRAGGASLIANCGYGHGYSVREVVDAVLRVSGVPFKVVEGPRRAGDVPAVVADATIARERFGWRPEHDDLDECVSTALAWEKALSLRNRRD